Proteins from one Streptomyces sp. NBC_00390 genomic window:
- a CDS encoding serine/threonine-protein kinase — protein MAMMRLRREDPRVVGSFRLHRRLGAGGMGVVYLGSDRRGQRVALKVIRPDLAEDQEFRSRFAREVSAARRIRGGCTARLVAADLEADRPWFATQYVPGPSLHDKVAEDGPLLAAEVAAIGAALSEGLVAVHEAGVVHRDLKPSNILLSPKGPRIIDFGIAWATGASTLTHVGTAVGSPGFLAPEQVRGAVVTPATDVFALGATLAYAATADSPFGHGSSEVMLYRVVHEEPHLYGVPDALAPLVSACLAKDPEERPSTLQLSMRLKEIAARETHGLTEARPPAQRDRERERVEPVRPTARYAERADRTERMERRTGGSSVPRPQPSSRPSGSRPHPARNTSRPNGRPGTRPGVRTTSAGRRPANPRLLRQRIVVFFVVTLIVALGIAAAQQL, from the coding sequence ATGGCGATGATGCGGCTCCGGCGCGAGGACCCGCGTGTCGTCGGTTCGTTCAGGCTGCACCGGCGCCTCGGCGCGGGGGGCATGGGTGTCGTCTATCTGGGATCCGACCGCCGTGGGCAGCGGGTCGCTCTCAAGGTGATCCGGCCGGACCTGGCCGAGGACCAGGAGTTCCGGTCGCGGTTCGCGCGCGAGGTGTCGGCCGCGCGCCGTATCCGCGGTGGCTGCACGGCGCGGCTGGTGGCCGCCGATCTGGAGGCGGACCGCCCCTGGTTCGCCACCCAGTACGTGCCCGGCCCCTCCCTGCACGACAAGGTGGCCGAGGACGGCCCGCTGCTCGCCGCCGAGGTGGCCGCGATCGGCGCGGCGCTGTCCGAGGGGCTGGTGGCGGTGCACGAGGCCGGCGTGGTCCACCGGGACCTGAAGCCCTCCAACATCCTGCTGTCCCCCAAGGGCCCCCGGATCATCGACTTCGGTATCGCCTGGGCGACGGGCGCCAGCACCCTCACCCATGTCGGCACCGCGGTCGGCTCCCCCGGCTTCCTCGCCCCCGAGCAGGTCCGGGGTGCCGTCGTCACCCCGGCCACCGACGTCTTCGCGCTCGGTGCCACGCTCGCGTACGCGGCGACCGCCGACTCCCCCTTCGGGCACGGGAGTTCGGAGGTCATGCTGTACCGGGTGGTACACGAGGAGCCGCACCTGTACGGGGTGCCCGACGCACTGGCGCCACTGGTGTCGGCGTGTCTGGCGAAGGACCCGGAGGAGCGGCCGAGCACGCTGCAACTGTCCATGCGGCTCAAGGAGATCGCGGCCAGGGAGACGCACGGCCTGACGGAGGCGCGCCCGCCCGCCCAGCGGGACAGGGAGCGGGAGCGTGTCGAGCCGGTGCGGCCGACCGCACGCTACGCGGAGCGCGCGGACCGTACGGAGCGCATGGAGCGGCGTACGGGAGGCTCGTCCGTGCCCCGTCCGCAGCCGTCGTCGCGCCCCAGCGGCTCACGGCCGCACCCTGCGCGCAACACCAGTCGTCCGAACGGCCGTCCGGGCACCAGACCGGGGGTGCGCACCACGTCGGCCGGACGGCGGCCCGCCAATCCGCGGCTGCTGCGTCAGCGGATCGTCGTGTTCTTCGTCGTCACGCTGATCGTGGCACTGGGCATCGCCGCCGCCCAGCAGTTGTAG
- the cobA gene encoding uroporphyrinogen-III C-methyltransferase: MAEHAEHPAYPVGLRLSGRRVVVIGGGQVAQRRLPALIAAGADVTLISPSATPSVEAMAESGEITWTRRRYEDGDIADAWYALVATSDPDANARASAEADRTKTWCVRSDDAEAATAWTPATGRSEGVTVAVLTGRDPRRSAAVRDAIVEGLRDGSLAAPHHRSRAPFVALVGGGPGDPDLITVRGRRLLAEADVVIADRLGPRDLLDELPPHVEVIDAAKIPYGRFMAQEAINNALIEHAKAGKAVVRLKGGDPFVFGRGMEEAQALAEAGIPCTVVPGISSSISVPGAAGIPVTHRGVAHEFTVVSGHVAPDDPRSLVDWESLAKLTGTLVILMGVDKIGAIAAALVAHGKAPQTPLALIQEGTTAAQRRVDATLATVGETVKAQDVRPPAVIVVGDVVGVRADRTE; the protein is encoded by the coding sequence ATGGCCGAGCACGCCGAGCACCCCGCCTACCCCGTCGGTCTCCGCCTCTCCGGGCGGCGCGTCGTCGTCATCGGCGGCGGCCAGGTCGCCCAGCGCAGGCTCCCCGCGCTCATCGCCGCCGGCGCCGACGTCACCCTGATCTCACCCTCCGCGACCCCCTCCGTGGAGGCGATGGCCGAATCCGGAGAGATCACCTGGACCCGGCGGCGGTACGAGGACGGGGACATCGCCGACGCCTGGTACGCCCTCGTCGCCACGAGTGACCCCGATGCCAACGCCCGCGCCTCCGCCGAGGCCGACCGCACCAAGACCTGGTGCGTACGCAGCGACGACGCCGAGGCCGCCACCGCCTGGACACCGGCCACCGGCCGCAGTGAGGGCGTCACCGTCGCCGTCCTCACCGGACGCGACCCCCGCCGCTCGGCCGCCGTCCGTGACGCGATCGTCGAAGGCCTGCGCGACGGCAGCCTCGCGGCACCCCACCACCGCAGCCGCGCCCCGTTCGTCGCCCTCGTCGGTGGCGGCCCCGGTGACCCGGACCTGATCACCGTGCGCGGGCGCCGGCTTCTTGCCGAGGCCGATGTCGTCATCGCCGACCGGCTCGGCCCGCGCGACCTCCTCGACGAACTCCCGCCGCACGTCGAGGTGATCGACGCCGCGAAGATCCCCTACGGGCGCTTCATGGCCCAAGAGGCCATCAACAACGCGCTGATCGAGCACGCGAAGGCCGGCAAGGCGGTCGTACGCCTCAAGGGCGGCGACCCGTTCGTGTTCGGCCGCGGCATGGAGGAGGCCCAGGCGCTCGCCGAGGCGGGCATCCCCTGCACCGTCGTGCCCGGAATCTCCAGCTCGATCTCGGTGCCCGGAGCCGCCGGAATCCCGGTCACCCACCGCGGTGTCGCCCACGAGTTCACCGTCGTCAGTGGCCATGTCGCCCCCGACGACCCCCGCTCGCTCGTCGATTGGGAGTCGCTGGCCAAGCTGACCGGCACCCTCGTGATCCTCATGGGCGTCGACAAGATCGGCGCGATCGCCGCGGCCCTCGTCGCCCACGGCAAGGCTCCGCAGACCCCCCTCGCCCTGATCCAGGAGGGCACCACCGCGGCCCAGCGCCGCGTGGACGCCACCCTCGCCACCGTCGGCGAGACCGTGAAGGCGCAGGACGTGCGGCCGCCGGCCGTGATCGTTGTCGGCGATGTGGTCGGCGTCCGCGCGGACCGGACCGAGTAA
- a CDS encoding TrmH family RNA methyltransferase, with translation MADLITVEDPDDPRLSDYTGLTDVELRRKREPAEGLFIAEGEKVIRRAKQAGYEMRSMLLSAKWVDVMRDVIDEVPAPVYAVHPDLAERVTGYHVHRGALASMQRKPLPTAEELLRTARRVVVMESVNDHTNIGAIFRSAAALGMDAVLLSPDCADPLYRRSVKVSMGAVFSVPYARLDTWPKGLEAVREAGFKLLALTPDEKAAAIDEAAPHRLERVALMLGAEGDGLSTKALMAADEWVRIPMAHGVDSLNVGAAAAVAFYAVATGRPGS, from the coding sequence GTGGCCGATCTCATCACAGTCGAGGACCCCGACGATCCGCGCCTGAGCGATTACACGGGCCTGACCGACGTCGAGCTGCGCCGCAAGCGCGAGCCCGCCGAGGGCCTGTTCATCGCGGAGGGCGAAAAGGTCATCCGCCGTGCCAAGCAGGCCGGATACGAGATGCGCTCGATGCTCCTGTCCGCCAAGTGGGTCGATGTCATGCGCGACGTCATCGACGAGGTCCCGGCCCCTGTCTATGCGGTCCACCCCGACCTCGCCGAACGGGTCACGGGCTACCACGTGCACCGTGGCGCCCTCGCCTCCATGCAGCGCAAGCCGCTGCCGACCGCCGAAGAACTGCTCCGTACGGCCCGCAGGGTGGTCGTCATGGAGTCGGTCAACGACCACACCAACATCGGCGCCATCTTCCGCAGTGCCGCCGCCCTCGGCATGGACGCCGTGCTCCTGTCACCCGACTGCGCCGACCCCCTCTACCGCCGCTCGGTCAAGGTCTCCATGGGCGCGGTGTTCTCCGTCCCGTACGCCCGCCTCGACACCTGGCCCAAGGGGCTCGAAGCGGTCCGGGAGGCGGGTTTCAAGCTGCTCGCCCTCACCCCCGACGAGAAGGCCGCGGCGATCGACGAGGCCGCACCGCACCGGCTCGAGCGGGTGGCCCTCATGCTCGGCGCGGAGGGCGACGGCCTCTCCACCAAGGCCCTGATGGCCGCCGACGAGTGGGTGCGCATCCCGATGGCGCACGGCGTGGACTCGCTCAACGTCGGCGCGGCCGCGGCGGTCGCGTTCTACGCGGTGGCGACGGGCCGCCCCGGGTCCTGA